The following are encoded in a window of Pedobacter cryoconitis genomic DNA:
- a CDS encoding DUF779 domain-containing protein → MSSKRILVTEKAIGVINQLKAEYGELFFHQSGGCCEGSYPHCFEKGGFLIGSNDVCLGEIEGCKFYMAGDQFEYWKHTQLTLDVMEGRAAGFSLESTLDMGFIIHSRLFTEEELKTLEPVNSDSEE, encoded by the coding sequence ATGAGCAGCAAGAGAATCTTAGTGACAGAAAAAGCCATAGGTGTAATCAATCAGTTGAAAGCAGAATATGGTGAGTTATTTTTTCATCAGAGCGGGGGATGTTGTGAAGGGTCCTATCCACATTGTTTTGAAAAAGGAGGTTTTCTGATCGGATCTAACGATGTTTGTCTTGGAGAAATTGAAGGATGCAAGTTTTATATGGCTGGAGATCAGTTTGAATACTGGAAACACACCCAGCTTACTTTAGATGTTATGGAAGGGAGGGCCGCTGGTTTCTCCCTTGAATCAACTTTAGATATGGGGTTTATCATACATTCAAGGCTGTTTACTGAAGAAGAGTTGAAGACACTGGAGCCTGTAAATTCTGACTCAGAAGAATAA
- a CDS encoding gluconate 2-dehydrogenase subunit 3 family protein, which yields MNRRESLKALGLTAISSAVLLEACKPGALKTDKAADEKAAAQPGREAFEVERDNALNAAKFFNAHEMATIAILSDIIIPKDGKSGSATDAKVPEFIEFIVKDIPDHQIPMRGGLKWLDIQCLNRFQQTFKDASEKQRIEMVEDIAYPKKVKPGMQQGAAFFSLMRDLTASGFFTTEMGVKDLGYVGNVPNKWTGVPADVLKQYGMENV from the coding sequence ATGAACAGACGTGAATCACTCAAAGCCTTAGGCTTAACGGCTATAAGTTCAGCAGTATTGCTGGAAGCTTGTAAACCAGGAGCGCTTAAAACAGATAAAGCAGCAGATGAAAAAGCTGCTGCTCAACCAGGCAGAGAAGCTTTCGAAGTAGAAAGAGACAATGCTTTAAATGCAGCAAAGTTCTTCAATGCACATGAGATGGCTACTATTGCAATCCTTTCAGATATTATCATTCCAAAGGATGGAAAATCAGGAAGTGCCACAGATGCTAAAGTGCCGGAATTTATTGAATTTATCGTTAAAGATATTCCCGACCACCAGATACCTATGCGTGGCGGATTAAAATGGCTGGACATCCAGTGCCTTAACCGTTTTCAGCAAACATTTAAAGACGCGTCAGAAAAACAGCGTATTGAGATGGTCGAAGACATTGCCTACCCGAAAAAAGTTAAACCTGGAATGCAGCAGGGAGCCGCTTTTTTCAGCCTGATGAGAGATCTGACGGCCTCTGGATTTTTCACCACAGAAATGGGTGTAAAAGATTTGGGATATGTAGGTAATGTACCTAACAAATGGACTGGAGTACCTGCCGATGTATTGAAGCAGTACGGAATGGAGAACGTTTAA
- a CDS encoding aldehyde dehydrogenase family protein gives MERPAFKSHYDNFIGGKFVPPVKGIYFDNISPVDGKVFTKAARSSKEDVELALDAAHEAFKTWSKSSPAYRSNILLKVAQKIEDNLTYLATVETIDNGKAIRETLAADLPLVVDHFRYFAGVIRGEEGTVAEHDEHTVSIVLHEPIGVVAQIIPWNFPLLMATWKIAPALAAGCCTVVKPAEQTPVSIIILMELIGDILPPGVLNIVNGYGLEVGKPLATSSRISKVAFTGSTTSGRLIMQYAAENIIPSTMELGGKSPNIFFDSVGAQDDEFFDKAVEGAVMFALNQGEVCTCPSRLLIQEGLYDKFISRVIERTKAIKTLNPLDQESMMGAQTSNEQYQKILSYIKIGIEEGAEVLTGGGINKLPGELETGYYIEPTIFKGHNKMRIFQEEIFGPVLCVTTFKTVEEAIEIANDTLYGLGAGVWTRDAHELYQVPRAIQAGRVWVNQYHSYPAHAPFGGYKKSGFGRENHKMMLDHYRSVKNMLISYDKNKLGFF, from the coding sequence ATGGAAAGACCGGCATTTAAATCTCATTATGATAATTTTATCGGAGGCAAGTTTGTACCGCCAGTAAAAGGTATCTATTTTGATAACATATCTCCTGTAGACGGGAAAGTATTTACAAAAGCAGCAAGATCAAGTAAAGAAGACGTGGAGCTGGCATTGGATGCCGCACACGAAGCTTTTAAAACGTGGAGTAAAAGTTCTCCAGCCTACAGAAGTAATATCCTGTTGAAAGTTGCGCAGAAAATAGAAGATAATTTAACTTACCTCGCCACAGTTGAAACCATCGACAATGGTAAAGCGATCAGAGAAACATTAGCTGCGGATTTGCCTCTTGTAGTAGATCACTTCAGATATTTTGCTGGTGTAATCAGAGGCGAGGAAGGTACTGTTGCAGAGCATGATGAACATACAGTAAGCATCGTGCTGCACGAGCCGATAGGCGTTGTAGCGCAGATTATACCCTGGAATTTTCCTTTGCTGATGGCTACCTGGAAAATAGCGCCGGCATTGGCTGCGGGCTGCTGTACGGTGGTTAAACCAGCAGAACAGACTCCAGTATCAATTATTATTTTAATGGAGCTGATTGGTGATATTCTTCCTCCAGGGGTATTAAATATTGTAAATGGTTATGGTCTGGAAGTCGGAAAACCACTGGCTACCTCTTCAAGAATCTCTAAAGTTGCCTTTACCGGCAGTACCACTTCAGGTCGTTTAATCATGCAATATGCTGCTGAAAACATTATTCCATCAACGATGGAGTTAGGCGGTAAATCACCAAATATATTTTTTGATTCTGTAGGCGCTCAGGATGATGAGTTCTTTGATAAAGCAGTAGAAGGAGCGGTGATGTTCGCACTGAACCAGGGTGAGGTCTGTACCTGTCCATCCCGTTTATTGATACAGGAAGGCCTTTATGATAAATTTATCAGTCGTGTTATTGAACGGACAAAGGCCATCAAAACATTAAACCCATTGGATCAGGAAAGTATGATGGGCGCGCAGACTTCCAATGAGCAGTATCAAAAAATATTATCTTATATCAAAATAGGAATCGAAGAAGGAGCAGAAGTACTGACCGGAGGAGGAATCAATAAATTACCTGGAGAGCTGGAAACAGGATACTATATTGAACCAACCATCTTTAAAGGGCATAACAAAATGCGGATTTTTCAGGAAGAAATATTTGGCCCGGTCCTTTGTGTAACAACATTTAAAACAGTAGAAGAAGCTATTGAAATTGCAAACGATACTTTATATGGGTTAGGTGCCGGCGTATGGACACGTGATGCACATGAGTTATATCAGGTGCCACGTGCTATCCAGGCTGGTCGTGTATGGGTGAACCAATATCACTCTTATCCTGCCCATGCGCCATTCGGTGGTTATAAAAAATCCGGATTCGGCAGAGAGAACCATAAAATGATGCTTGACCATTACCGAAGCGTTAAGAATATGCTGATCTCTTATGACAAGAACAAGCTAGGGTTCTTTTAA
- a CDS encoding porin family protein, which produces MLSYIKINFIAQAIFKSSRVFLLTTTSILFLINIASAQKTKETNKHSKFSDSLKNKLEVGIAAGLSLNHFTKGQPQTGSNTGYTAGISVNYKLVKEISLQLEVNSLQQGGSMIRFKDDTRFGLPESFETKNVKNSSYKLNSIEIPLLLNYTFKLKQLWKPSVYVGGSYAYTYNVNERYQKTGDLLPGEDIIATVNASQNAGNLFNASRFNLIVGANLKLPLTSRFLLLIDMRYLNGLSSARDKYSYMEKVGFGTNIRANSFLTKLGIIMPLSTLK; this is translated from the coding sequence ATGTTATCATATATTAAAATTAATTTTATTGCTCAGGCAATTTTTAAATCATCACGTGTTTTTCTTTTAACAACAACATCAATATTATTTCTTATTAATATTGCTTCTGCTCAAAAAACTAAGGAAACCAATAAACACAGCAAATTTTCTGACTCTTTAAAAAATAAATTAGAAGTTGGTATAGCTGCTGGGTTAAGTTTAAACCACTTCACTAAAGGACAGCCTCAAACTGGATCAAATACAGGATATACTGCCGGAATTTCAGTTAACTACAAGTTGGTTAAGGAAATAAGCCTGCAATTAGAAGTAAATTCTTTGCAGCAAGGTGGAAGTATGATCCGTTTCAAGGATGACACGAGGTTTGGTTTACCAGAAAGTTTTGAGACTAAAAATGTGAAGAACAGTTCTTATAAACTGAATAGTATCGAGATCCCTCTTTTACTTAATTATACATTTAAGCTTAAACAGCTATGGAAACCTTCGGTCTATGTTGGTGGAAGTTATGCATACACTTATAATGTAAACGAACGCTATCAGAAAACCGGCGACCTTCTACCGGGAGAAGATATTATTGCGACAGTTAATGCTTCACAGAATGCGGGCAACTTATTCAATGCTTCAAGGTTCAACTTAATAGTAGGCGCGAATTTAAAGTTGCCTTTGACTTCAAGATTCCTCCTGCTTATAGACATGAGATATTTAAATGGCTTGTCATCAGCAAGGGACAAATATTCTTATATGGAAAAAGTGGGGTTTGGAACAAATATCAGAGCAAACTCTTTCCTTACAAAACTAGGCATCATTATGCCGCTATCAACTCTTAAATAG
- a CDS encoding 2,3-butanediol dehydrogenase, whose amino-acid sequence MSVPVMKAARWYAAKDIRVEDAPIPSTGSKQVKIEVQYAGICGSDLHEYAHGPMLIPADVPYPLNGHIGVTTLGHEFSGVVTEVGKEVRQVKVGDRVVVEPLFRNPESPFIVTGEYNLSEPLGFVGLTSNGGFAKFVVVEDYMVHPIPDSMSFEQGALVEPAAVAVYAVKSSGLKLGQSCVIFGAGPIGLLCVQAAIAAGAATVIVVDVAEKRLEKALEIGATQVINGKEKDVSAQVKQLTAGGADIYIDAAGVQATYDAGIASLKNGGTALLVALFGKPVTTNAFDQVVREITIKGTIAYRNIFPEVIQLIHTGRMPVEKLVTARIELENIVEEGFEALLNNPTQVKILVKIAK is encoded by the coding sequence ATGTCAGTTCCTGTTATGAAAGCTGCCCGTTGGTATGCCGCTAAAGATATTAGAGTAGAAGATGCCCCAATACCCTCCACTGGTAGTAAACAAGTGAAAATAGAAGTGCAGTACGCGGGTATTTGTGGTTCTGATTTGCATGAATATGCACACGGGCCTATGTTGATTCCTGCTGATGTGCCCTATCCTTTAAACGGACATATTGGCGTAACCACTTTAGGTCATGAATTCTCGGGCGTGGTTACCGAAGTTGGAAAAGAAGTCAGGCAAGTGAAAGTAGGGGACAGAGTAGTTGTAGAACCTCTTTTTAGAAATCCTGAAAGCCCCTTTATTGTGACTGGTGAGTATAATCTGTCAGAACCACTGGGCTTTGTCGGACTGACCTCGAACGGTGGTTTTGCGAAGTTTGTTGTCGTAGAAGATTATATGGTACATCCTATTCCTGACAGCATGAGCTTTGAGCAGGGAGCATTGGTTGAACCAGCTGCGGTAGCTGTATATGCGGTAAAAAGCAGTGGATTAAAGCTCGGACAGTCTTGTGTTATATTTGGGGCCGGACCGATTGGGTTACTCTGTGTACAGGCTGCAATTGCAGCTGGTGCTGCAACCGTGATTGTTGTAGACGTTGCCGAAAAACGTTTAGAGAAAGCGCTTGAAATTGGCGCTACCCAGGTCATCAATGGAAAAGAGAAAGATGTGTCAGCTCAGGTTAAGCAATTAACTGCTGGTGGTGCGGATATTTATATTGATGCGGCAGGTGTGCAGGCAACTTATGATGCTGGAATTGCTAGTTTAAAAAATGGAGGTACTGCTTTATTAGTCGCTCTTTTTGGAAAACCGGTCACAACGAACGCTTTTGATCAGGTTGTGCGTGAAATTACCATTAAGGGGACTATAGCTTACCGGAACATCTTTCCAGAAGTAATTCAGCTGATTCATACTGGCAGAATGCCTGTTGAAAAACTGGTAACTGCAAGAATTGAGCTTGAAAATATCGTAGAAGAAGGATTTGAAGCCTTGCTGAACAATCCTACACAGGTGAAAATATTGGTTAAAATTGCTAAATAA
- a CDS encoding D-TA family PLP-dependent enzyme: protein MSNMAADWYLIDEVEQLDSPALVFYQERITANIEKLKQHIPAINRLRPHVKTHKTVEITQQLLAAGITKFKCATIAEAEMLGLCKASDVLLAYQPVGPKIDRFIQLIKTYPDTVFSCLIDNESSLKEIAHAATVSGVVIPVFLDLNVGMNRTGILPDEHALALYETAAAEKGVEILGLHAYDGHIHDADYALREKQAAVILASIDKLTRQLVGKGMAEPVIIAGGTPTFPIYAKLDSIECSPGTFVLWDKGYQDAFAEQDYLTAALVITRVISLTSATKITVDLGHKAVAAENLLKKRVYFLNAPTAEAVSQSEEHLVLELGSGHGFRIGDILYGLPVHICPTVALYGSANIINNHKLTEGWKIISRERKINI from the coding sequence ATGAGTAATATGGCAGCAGACTGGTATTTAATTGATGAAGTGGAACAGCTGGACTCGCCAGCCCTGGTATTCTACCAGGAAAGAATAACTGCAAATATTGAAAAATTAAAGCAGCACATTCCTGCCATAAACAGGCTGAGACCACATGTTAAAACCCATAAAACAGTAGAAATTACGCAGCAGTTATTAGCTGCCGGGATCACTAAATTTAAATGTGCAACTATTGCCGAAGCAGAGATGCTTGGTCTTTGTAAAGCATCGGATGTGTTGTTAGCCTATCAACCTGTAGGGCCAAAGATTGACCGGTTTATTCAATTGATCAAAACCTATCCGGATACTGTGTTTTCTTGTCTGATTGATAATGAATCCTCTCTGAAAGAGATTGCCCATGCGGCGACAGTTTCAGGAGTGGTCATACCTGTTTTTCTTGACCTTAACGTCGGGATGAACAGAACTGGCATACTGCCGGACGAGCATGCATTGGCACTTTATGAAACTGCGGCAGCCGAAAAAGGTGTTGAAATTTTAGGGCTTCATGCTTATGACGGACACATTCATGATGCAGATTACGCATTAAGAGAAAAGCAGGCCGCTGTTATATTAGCGTCTATTGATAAATTAACCAGACAGCTTGTTGGGAAAGGGATGGCAGAGCCGGTGATTATTGCCGGAGGAACACCTACTTTCCCGATTTATGCAAAGCTGGACTCTATAGAATGCAGTCCTGGTACATTTGTATTATGGGATAAAGGCTATCAGGATGCTTTTGCAGAGCAGGATTATCTGACGGCAGCACTGGTGATTACCCGTGTTATTTCCTTAACATCTGCTACAAAGATCACGGTGGACCTCGGGCACAAAGCAGTAGCAGCAGAGAATTTATTAAAAAAGAGGGTTTATTTTTTGAATGCACCCACAGCAGAAGCCGTAAGCCAGAGCGAAGAACACCTGGTGCTGGAGCTGGGGTCAGGTCATGGTTTCCGGATCGGGGATATCCTGTATGGTTTACCAGTACATATCTGTCCTACAGTAGCACTTTACGGCAGTGCGAATATCATTAACAATCATAAACTAACAGAGGGGTGGAAGATAATTTCACGGGAGAGGAAGATTAATATTTAA
- a CDS encoding gluconate:H+ symporter, which translates to MTLIIVLLCILLLIIMVSAMRINAFLSFLIVSIIAGIALGIPLNKIAGSVEKGIGDVLGSLLIIITVGAMLGKLVADSGAAQRIAAVIMKICGEKYIQWGVVVTGFLIGIPLFYGIGFVLMIPLIFSVVYKYKLPAIYIGLPMLAALSVTHGFLPPHPSPSALVIQFKANMGLTLLYGLIVAIPAIVIGGPLFARTLKNIPSTPLKSFVPADKPEDELPGTFNSFFTALLPVLLLVVASVLSFSAKQLPGLNNLMGLAGESNVVMLIALITATLTLGIFQGKKMTYIMELYGEAIKDVALILLIIGGSGALKQVLVDSGVSAQIAVMLKELHMQPLFLGWLITAVIRFCVGSATVAGLTTAGIILPLMVATNTNPNLMVLAVGAGSLMFSHVNDAGFWMFKEYFNLSLKNTFKSWALMESIVGTAGLIGVLLLNQII; encoded by the coding sequence ATGACCCTGATTATTGTACTGCTTTGTATCCTTTTATTAATTATAATGGTGTCCGCCATGCGGATCAATGCTTTTCTTTCTTTCCTGATCGTATCTATCATTGCAGGCATAGCGCTGGGTATCCCGCTAAATAAAATTGCTGGTTCAGTTGAAAAGGGAATAGGCGATGTACTGGGCTCATTACTTATCATTATTACCGTAGGGGCCATGCTGGGAAAACTGGTTGCTGATAGTGGGGCAGCCCAGCGGATCGCTGCTGTAATTATGAAGATCTGCGGAGAAAAATACATTCAATGGGGAGTAGTGGTGACCGGATTTTTAATTGGTATCCCACTCTTTTACGGAATTGGATTTGTATTAATGATTCCGTTAATCTTTTCTGTAGTCTATAAATATAAACTGCCCGCAATATATATCGGTCTGCCCATGCTGGCAGCACTTTCTGTGACCCATGGATTTCTTCCGCCGCATCCCTCACCATCTGCTTTAGTGATACAATTTAAAGCGAATATGGGGCTTACCTTGTTGTACGGTTTAATTGTTGCTATACCCGCAATTGTGATTGGCGGGCCTCTTTTTGCCAGAACACTCAAAAACATTCCTTCTACTCCATTAAAAAGTTTTGTTCCTGCCGATAAACCTGAGGACGAATTGCCAGGAACTTTCAATAGTTTCTTTACTGCTCTTTTACCGGTTTTATTACTCGTTGTTGCTTCGGTATTATCTTTCTCCGCTAAACAATTACCCGGACTAAATAACCTGATGGGGCTTGCAGGCGAATCAAATGTGGTCATGCTGATTGCTTTAATTACCGCAACACTGACTCTTGGGATTTTCCAGGGAAAGAAAATGACCTATATCATGGAGCTCTATGGAGAAGCTATTAAAGATGTAGCCCTTATTCTGCTGATTATTGGCGGTTCGGGTGCATTAAAACAAGTACTCGTAGACAGTGGCGTCAGTGCACAAATCGCAGTGATGTTAAAAGAACTGCATATGCAACCACTGTTCCTTGGCTGGCTCATTACTGCTGTCATCCGTTTTTGTGTCGGTTCAGCTACAGTGGCCGGCTTAACCACCGCAGGTATTATCTTACCGCTGATGGTGGCTACGAACACCAATCCCAATCTGATGGTACTCGCAGTAGGGGCCGGGAGCTTAATGTTCTCTCACGTAAACGATGCCGGATTCTGGATGTTTAAAGAATATTTTAACCTTAGTCTGAAAAATACGTTTAAATCATGGGCATTGATGGAATCAATAGTTGGAACAGCAGGACTGATCGGCGTACTTTTATTAAATCAAATTATCTAA
- a CDS encoding RidA family protein gives MENLSAEAQFAKSGLTLPPAPTPLGVYKPYLIDGKYLYLSGHGPVNDDKSLIIGRIGADLTQEEGKLAARQVGLTMLSTIKTNLGTLNRVKRVIKVLGMVNCTPDFEKHPFIINGCSELFAQVWGEENGIGTRSAVGFGSLPDNIPVEIEAMFELHE, from the coding sequence ATGGAAAACTTAAGTGCAGAAGCGCAATTTGCAAAATCAGGATTAACGCTGCCACCAGCACCAACACCTCTTGGAGTTTATAAACCATATTTGATTGATGGTAAATACCTTTACTTGTCCGGACACGGGCCTGTGAATGACGATAAAAGCCTGATTATTGGCCGTATCGGTGCTGATCTTACTCAGGAGGAAGGTAAACTGGCAGCAAGACAAGTTGGTCTGACCATGTTATCCACCATTAAAACTAACCTGGGTACACTGAACCGGGTAAAAAGAGTGATCAAAGTTTTAGGCATGGTCAATTGTACACCGGACTTCGAAAAACACCCTTTTATTATCAACGGATGCAGTGAATTATTTGCACAAGTATGGGGAGAAGAAAACGGAATAGGTACACGCAGTGCTGTAGGCTTTGGTTCATTGCCTGATAATATTCCGGTAGAAATTGAGGCGATGTTCGAATTGCATGAGTAA
- a CDS encoding ester cyclase, whose translation METQLEQNKTVVKRFNLEVIEQGNLESFKELMDDQFINHTAPEGSDNGPGGMIYTFNQVLRPAFPDLKVTIYDQIAEGELVTTRKTITGTHNGTFMGMPPTGKKVAIQVIDIVKIVNGKYSEHWGINTLSTVLTQLATDYVIKQPVITHPETESIISNLFDKNSKI comes from the coding sequence ATGGAAACTCAACTTGAACAAAACAAAACAGTAGTCAAGCGCTTTAATCTCGAAGTCATTGAACAAGGTAACCTGGAAAGCTTTAAAGAATTGATGGATGACCAGTTTATTAACCATACCGCCCCTGAAGGAAGTGATAACGGTCCGGGAGGAATGATTTATACATTTAATCAAGTCTTAAGACCCGCCTTTCCTGACCTTAAAGTTACGATCTATGATCAGATTGCAGAAGGAGAGCTGGTGACTACCCGTAAAACAATTACAGGAACACACAACGGTACTTTCATGGGAATGCCGCCTACCGGAAAAAAAGTTGCCATTCAGGTCATTGATATTGTAAAGATTGTAAACGGTAAATACAGTGAACACTGGGGCATAAATACGCTTTCTACCGTGCTCACGCAACTTGCTACAGACTATGTCATTAAACAGCCGGTTATTACTCATCCTGAGACTGAATCCATCATCAGTAACTTATTTGATAAAAATTCCAAAATTTAG
- a CDS encoding AraC family transcriptional regulator translates to MMQHKLNLVELSKEANLQTLVENRTAYTLERCELNVFETYSESYKVPLTFNDFVITSMLRGKKVMHLGDQQGFDYLPGETVIVRPSQTMEIDFPGASDHNPAQCIALAIDNDQIKQTIRYLNEYFPKTTAGQQWSLNYEEYHFYNNEEISFLINKIIRICAEESKEKDVLADLTLKELLVRIMQTQNLKTIGRTDTNHNPLAFVIGYIKANLNEKISINSLSSKACMSKATFYRLFKRELGISPNDFILTEKINRAKQMLATPGSKIAAVSYELGFSDANYFIRVFKKLEGITPGSYQLQLSAL, encoded by the coding sequence ATGATGCAGCATAAATTAAATCTTGTTGAGCTGAGTAAGGAAGCGAATTTACAAACCCTGGTAGAAAACAGAACAGCCTATACACTGGAACGCTGTGAGCTGAACGTGTTTGAAACTTATTCTGAGTCGTATAAAGTACCTTTGACTTTCAATGATTTTGTCATCACCAGCATGTTGCGCGGTAAAAAGGTAATGCATCTTGGTGATCAGCAGGGTTTCGATTATTTGCCAGGAGAGACTGTCATTGTCCGCCCTTCCCAAACAATGGAAATAGATTTCCCCGGGGCTTCCGATCACAATCCTGCACAATGTATTGCATTGGCCATAGACAACGACCAGATTAAACAGACTATCCGTTATCTGAATGAGTATTTTCCTAAAACTACCGCTGGTCAGCAGTGGTCTTTGAATTATGAGGAATATCATTTTTACAACAATGAAGAGATCTCATTTTTAATTAATAAGATTATCCGCATTTGTGCGGAGGAGTCAAAAGAGAAAGATGTACTGGCAGATTTGACCTTAAAGGAATTACTGGTCAGGATTATGCAGACACAAAATTTAAAGACCATTGGCCGCACTGATACGAATCATAATCCCCTGGCTTTTGTAATTGGTTATATTAAAGCTAATCTGAATGAGAAAATAAGCATCAATAGCTTAAGTAGTAAGGCTTGCATGAGCAAAGCTACTTTTTACAGATTATTTAAACGGGAACTCGGTATCAGTCCAAATGATTTTATCTTAACCGAAAAGATAAACCGCGCGAAACAAATGCTTGCTACACCTGGTTCAAAGATTGCTGCGGTCAGTTATGAGCTTGGATTCAGTGATGCTAATTACTTTATCCGTGTATTCAAAAAACTTGAGGGTATTACTCCCGGAAGTTATCAATTGCAATTATCTGCGCTATAA
- a CDS encoding GMC family oxidoreductase encodes MNEFQIKKSDVEYDAIIVGSGAGGGMAGYVLANAGQKVLMLEAGAYFDPRLDAQQLKWPWESPRRGAGTVRPFGDFDAAYGGWELDGEPYTQKNNSEFAWFRSRMLGGRTNHWGRISLRMGPEDFKCKDGLTDNWPITYEEIKPFYDKVDRLIGIYGTVEGIESEPDGIFMAPPKPRLNELFIKKAAKKNGVTVIPGRGSVLTEALPNNKDRAPCFYCGQCGRSCKVYGDFSSSSCLVIPAVKTGNLTVITNAMVREVLTDKGGLATGVSYVDKTTMEEHQVRGKVVILGASACESARLLLNSKSVAHPNGLANNSNVVGKYLHDSTGASLSGFLPQLMDRKRYNEDGVGSVHIYSPWWLDNKKLDFPRGYHIEYGGGLHMPGYGFGGGIENMNGAVPARDGKMKEAGGYGIGLKDDYRRFFGTQVGMAGRGTAIARESNYCEIDPKVVDKYGIPVLRFNYKWAVEEVKQAKHMQETFQEMMHTMGAIVTSKVHGPEDNYGLEAPGKIIHEVGTVRMGDDPKKSALNKWCQAHDCKNLFVVDAAPFVQQGDKNATWTILALSMRTAEYILAEKKKLNLS; translated from the coding sequence ATGAACGAATTTCAAATTAAAAAGTCAGACGTCGAATATGACGCCATAATAGTTGGATCCGGAGCGGGTGGGGGTATGGCAGGATACGTGCTGGCCAATGCCGGTCAAAAAGTGCTGATGCTTGAAGCAGGTGCCTATTTTGATCCACGTCTGGATGCGCAGCAACTAAAATGGCCATGGGAATCTCCAAGACGTGGTGCAGGAACTGTACGCCCGTTCGGAGATTTTGATGCTGCTTATGGAGGTTGGGAACTTGATGGAGAACCTTACACCCAAAAGAACAATTCTGAATTCGCCTGGTTCCGTTCAAGGATGCTGGGAGGAAGGACCAACCACTGGGGGCGTATCTCTTTGAGGATGGGACCAGAGGATTTTAAGTGTAAAGACGGACTGACAGACAACTGGCCTATAACTTATGAGGAAATCAAGCCATTTTATGATAAAGTAGACCGGTTAATCGGGATCTACGGTACTGTAGAAGGTATAGAAAGCGAGCCTGATGGTATTTTCATGGCGCCGCCGAAACCAAGATTAAATGAGCTGTTTATTAAAAAAGCAGCTAAAAAGAATGGCGTAACCGTTATTCCGGGCCGCGGATCAGTATTAACAGAAGCATTACCAAATAATAAAGATCGTGCCCCTTGTTTCTATTGTGGGCAATGCGGCAGAAGCTGTAAAGTTTACGGTGACTTTTCTTCCTCATCCTGCCTGGTTATACCAGCAGTAAAAACAGGGAACCTGACCGTGATCACCAATGCAATGGTACGTGAAGTACTTACAGATAAAGGTGGTCTGGCTACCGGTGTATCTTATGTAGATAAGACTACGATGGAAGAACATCAGGTTAGAGGGAAAGTAGTTATCCTTGGCGCCAGTGCCTGCGAATCTGCCCGTTTGTTGTTAAACTCTAAATCAGTGGCCCACCCTAATGGTCTGGCTAATAACAGCAACGTAGTCGGTAAATACTTACATGACTCAACTGGTGCAAGTTTAAGTGGATTTCTGCCACAACTCATGGACCGTAAACGTTATAACGAAGATGGAGTAGGTAGTGTGCACATTTACTCTCCATGGTGGCTAGACAATAAAAAACTGGACTTTCCGCGTGGTTACCATATCGAATACGGCGGTGGATTACATATGCCGGGCTACGGCTTTGGTGGTGGCATAGAGAACATGAATGGTGCTGTACCCGCAAGAGACGGTAAAATGAAAGAAGCAGGTGGATACGGTATTGGTTTAAAAGACGATTACAGACGTTTCTTTGGTACACAAGTAGGTATGGCCGGACGTGGAACAGCGATCGCCAGAGAATCTAATTACTGTGAAATAGACCCTAAAGTAGTGGACAAATACGGTATCCCTGTATTACGTTTTAACTATAAATGGGCTGTTGAAGAAGTAAAACAAGCTAAACACATGCAGGAGACCTTCCAGGAAATGATGCATACCATGGGCGCTATTGTGACTTCAAAAGTTCATGGGCCGGAAGATAATTATGGATTAGAAGCCCCGGGTAAAATTATCCATGAGGTAGGTACCGTAAGGATGGGAGATGATCCAAAAAAATCTGCTTTAAATAAATGGTGCCAGGCACACGATTGTAAAAATCTGTTTGTGGTGGATGCTGCCCCTTTTGTACAACAGGGTGATAAAAATGCAACGTGGACAATTCTGGCCCTATCGATGCGTACAGCAGAATATATCCTTGCAGAAAAGAAAAAATTAAACCTGAGCTAA